In Acidobacteriota bacterium, the following proteins share a genomic window:
- a CDS encoding membrane dipeptidase: MRKFFFIQITILMAAVCLSASQRSGPEVRLVTERALQRAIIIDTHADTPQMMLDEGYDLGNPASPYMISIPKMRRGHLGAEFFSIWVPVDWPSQDVVHRALDLIDVVNEQAARHSDRLGLARSAADVVRLHREHKIAILMGLEGGHIIINDLRVLDNFYRLGVRYMTLTHTRDTDWADSSGDTPRHNGLTPFGRSVVERMNRLGMMVDISHVSDKTFYDAIAVSKAPVIASHSSCRALCDAPRNMTDDMIRALARNGGVIDINYYSAFVDPGFRAAQDKISKQVDAAVDAARKEHAREGKRLTYAEENVIRRKIQADLPQPSYKVIADHIDHAVKVGGIDHVGLGSDFDGVDAIPRGMEDVSQLPNLVAELARRGYSEEDLEKILGGNVLRVMREVARVSQKMQTRGSLQ, from the coding sequence ATGAGAAAATTTTTCTTCATCCAGATTACCATCCTGATGGCAGCTGTCTGCTTGTCGGCCTCACAGCGTTCGGGTCCAGAAGTCAGGCTAGTCACGGAGCGGGCACTCCAGCGCGCCATTATCATCGATACCCATGCCGACACCCCACAAATGATGCTGGATGAGGGTTACGATCTTGGGAACCCGGCAAGCCCCTACATGATCAGCATCCCAAAGATGCGCCGGGGCCATCTGGGCGCGGAATTTTTCTCCATTTGGGTGCCCGTGGACTGGCCGTCACAGGACGTGGTTCACCGCGCTCTGGACCTTATTGATGTCGTCAACGAGCAGGCGGCGCGGCACTCGGACAGGCTCGGTCTTGCGCGCAGCGCCGCCGATGTGGTTCGACTCCATCGAGAGCACAAGATTGCCATTCTGATGGGGCTCGAGGGCGGGCACATCATCATCAATGATCTGAGAGTCCTGGATAATTTCTACCGCCTGGGAGTTCGTTACATGACGCTGACCCACACCCGGGACACGGACTGGGCCGATTCTTCCGGAGACACGCCCCGGCATAACGGTCTCACGCCTTTCGGGCGCAGCGTGGTGGAACGCATGAACCGTCTGGGCATGATGGTGGATATTTCGCACGTCTCGGACAAGACCTTTTACGATGCCATAGCAGTAAGCAAGGCGCCAGTGATCGCTTCCCACTCATCCTGCCGCGCCTTGTGTGATGCGCCCAGGAACATGACCGACGACATGATCCGCGCTCTCGCCAGGAATGGCGGCGTGATCGACATTAATTACTACTCCGCCTTCGTTGATCCCGGTTTCCGCGCGGCGCAGGACAAGATTTCAAAGCAGGTCGATGCTGCCGTGGATGCCGCCCGGAAGGAGCATGCGCGGGAAGGCAAGCGCCTGACGTATGCAGAGGAGAATGTGATTCGCAGGAAGATCCAGGCCGATCTTCCGCAGCCCAGCTACAAAGTGATTGCCGACCACATTGACCATGCCGTCAAAGTAGGAGGCATCGACCACGTTGGCCTGGGCTCGGATTTTGACGGCGTCGACGCCATCCCGCGCGGCATGGAAGATGTTTCCCAGCTTCCAAACCTGGTGGCGGAACTTGCGCGCCGGGGTTACAGTGAAGAGGATTTGGAAAAGATCCTGGGCGGCAACGTCCTGCGTGTCATGCGGGAAGTGGCTCGCGTATCCCAGAAAATGCAGACGAGAGGAAGTTTGCAATGA
- a CDS encoding inositol-3-phosphate synthase has translation MTCGMGAVATTFFAGVEAVRRNLAPPIGSLTQMGTIRLGKRTDHRTPLIKDFVPLAELQDIVFSGWDIFPDSAYQAALKAGVLRPDHLSEVKDFLEEIRPLPAVFNRKYVKKLNGPNVKRGKTKMDLAKQLMEDIQEFREKSGASRMVIIWCGSTEIFMRPGPVHKSIASFEKGLRSSDPGIAPSMVYAYAALKLGIPFANGAPNLTTDIPALQQLALENKVPICGKDFKTGQTLMKTILAPGLKARMLGLSGWFSTNILGNRDGEVLDDPMSFRTKEESKLSVLEYILQPDIYPQLYKDFYHKVRINYYPPSGDNKEGWDNLDIFGWMGYPMQIKINFLCRDSILAAPIVLDLILLMDLAQRCPEMAQKGIQEWLSFYFKSPMCAPNLYPEHDLFIQLIKLKNTLRYLRGEELITHLGLEYYD, from the coding sequence ATGACCTGCGGAATGGGAGCAGTGGCCACCACCTTTTTCGCGGGGGTGGAGGCGGTTCGCCGGAATCTCGCGCCTCCCATCGGCTCTCTGACCCAGATGGGGACCATTCGCCTGGGGAAGCGGACGGACCATCGGACTCCGCTGATAAAGGATTTTGTTCCCCTTGCAGAACTTCAGGATATCGTCTTTTCAGGTTGGGACATTTTTCCCGACAGCGCCTACCAGGCTGCTCTGAAGGCCGGTGTGCTCAGGCCGGACCATCTCAGCGAAGTTAAGGATTTTCTGGAAGAGATTCGGCCTCTTCCGGCGGTGTTCAACCGCAAATATGTGAAAAAACTGAACGGGCCAAACGTCAAGCGAGGCAAGACCAAAATGGACCTTGCCAAGCAGTTGATGGAGGACATTCAGGAGTTCCGGGAGAAGAGTGGAGCAAGCCGCATGGTGATCATCTGGTGTGGGTCCACTGAAATTTTTATGAGGCCAGGACCTGTGCACAAGTCCATCGCTTCGTTCGAAAAAGGCCTCCGTTCTTCGGACCCTGGCATCGCGCCCAGCATGGTTTACGCCTACGCTGCGTTGAAGCTTGGCATTCCCTTCGCCAATGGCGCTCCCAACCTGACCACCGACATTCCCGCGCTCCAGCAGCTTGCCCTCGAGAATAAGGTCCCCATCTGCGGAAAGGATTTTAAGACCGGGCAGACGCTGATGAAGACCATTCTTGCACCTGGGCTCAAGGCGCGAATGCTTGGATTGAGCGGCTGGTTTTCAACCAACATCCTCGGCAACCGGGACGGAGAAGTGCTCGATGATCCCATGTCGTTCCGGACCAAAGAAGAGAGCAAGCTTTCGGTGTTGGAATATATCCTCCAACCCGACATCTATCCGCAACTCTACAAGGACTTCTACCACAAGGTACGAATCAACTACTATCCGCCGAGCGGCGACAACAAGGAGGGATGGGACAATCTCGACATCTTCGGATGGATGGGTTACCCCATGCAGATCAAAATCAATTTCCTTTGCCGCGACTCCATACTTGCTGCTCCGATCGTTCTTGACCTCATTCTGCTTATGGACCTTGCCCAGCGGTGCCCTGAAATGGCCCAAAAGGGAATCCAGGAGTGGCTCTCCTTCTATTTCAAGAGTCCGATGTGCGCTCCCAATCTCTACCCTGAGCACGACCTCTTCATCCAACTCATTAAACTCAAGAACACTTTGCGCTATCTGCGAGGCGAGGAACTCATCACCCACCTGGGCCTTGAATACTACGACTAA
- a CDS encoding NADP-dependent isocitrate dehydrogenase — protein MKSYNGVPVPENGKAITFTNGKLVVPDHPVIPYIEGDGTGRDIWKATARVCDAAVEKSSGGKRRVAWFEVFAGEKAFRQFGEWLPQGTLDAIKEFHVAIKGPLTTPVGGGIRSLNVALRQLLNLYACWRPVKYIPGVPSPVRRPTNMNVVIFRENTEDVYAGIEWREGTEQARRAIEFVNTLLREDKANKQVRADSGIGIKPISVLGTKRLVRRGIQYALDHGLNRVTLVHKGNIMKFTEGAFRDWGYQLAREEFRNRIVTEREGWIIGNKDSNPNLSIEENAAMVEPGLEMAPDAFKEQIYKEVKECLDASYSTHGKGKWKKMILVNDRIADSIFQQILTRADEYQVLCTPNLNGDYLSDACAAQIGGLGLAPGANIGDGYGVFEATHGTAPKYADKDVINPAALIRSAVLMFEFIGWPEAGEMIEQALADTIAQHRVTYDLERLLQMEGISGVTKLGTAAFADAIIENMAPVKAGAV, from the coding sequence ATGAAATCGTATAACGGAGTCCCTGTCCCCGAAAACGGCAAGGCAATCACCTTTACCAATGGGAAGCTGGTTGTTCCTGACCATCCTGTGATTCCATACATTGAGGGCGACGGCACAGGCCGCGACATTTGGAAAGCTACAGCGCGCGTTTGCGACGCGGCAGTAGAAAAGAGTTCTGGCGGCAAGCGCCGCGTGGCCTGGTTTGAGGTCTTTGCGGGAGAGAAAGCCTTCAGGCAATTTGGCGAGTGGCTGCCTCAGGGCACGCTGGACGCCATCAAGGAGTTTCACGTCGCCATCAAGGGTCCCCTGACCACTCCGGTAGGCGGCGGCATTCGCAGCCTGAACGTGGCGCTGCGCCAGTTGCTGAATCTTTACGCCTGCTGGCGGCCGGTAAAATATATTCCCGGGGTGCCCTCGCCCGTGCGGCGGCCAACCAATATGAACGTGGTCATCTTCCGTGAAAACACGGAGGACGTCTACGCGGGCATCGAATGGCGGGAAGGCACGGAACAGGCCCGCCGCGCCATTGAATTTGTGAACACGCTGCTGCGCGAAGATAAAGCCAACAAACAGGTCCGCGCGGATTCCGGCATCGGTATCAAGCCCATTTCCGTTCTGGGAACCAAACGGCTGGTCCGGCGGGGCATCCAGTATGCGCTCGACCACGGACTCAATCGCGTGACTCTGGTGCACAAGGGCAACATCATGAAGTTCACGGAAGGCGCCTTCCGCGACTGGGGATACCAGTTGGCGCGGGAAGAATTCCGAAACAGAATTGTGACCGAGCGCGAAGGCTGGATTATCGGCAACAAGGACAGCAATCCGAACCTTTCTATTGAAGAGAACGCCGCCATGGTGGAGCCCGGCCTTGAAATGGCACCCGACGCCTTCAAGGAGCAAATCTATAAAGAAGTCAAGGAGTGCCTGGACGCCAGTTACTCGACGCACGGTAAAGGCAAGTGGAAGAAGATGATTCTGGTAAACGACAGGATTGCCGACTCCATCTTCCAGCAGATTCTGACCCGCGCCGATGAGTACCAGGTGCTTTGCACGCCCAACCTGAACGGCGATTACCTGTCTGACGCCTGCGCGGCGCAGATCGGAGGCCTGGGCCTGGCGCCGGGCGCAAACATCGGCGACGGCTACGGCGTGTTCGAAGCTACGCACGGCACCGCGCCGAAATATGCCGACAAAGACGTGATCAATCCCGCTGCTTTGATCCGGTCTGCCGTGCTGATGTTTGAATTTATCGGATGGCCGGAAGCCGGCGAGATGATCGAGCAGGCGCTTGCCGACACCATCGCGCAGCACCGCGTAACCTACGACCTGGAGCGCCTGCTGCAGATGGAAGGCATCTCCGGAGTCACGAAACTGGGGACTGCCGCGTTTGCCGACGCCATCATCGAAAACATGGCGCCAGTAAAGGCCGGAGCCGTTTAA
- the mdh gene encoding malate dehydrogenase, with product MRRKITVVGAGNVGATCAHRLADKELGDVVLIDILEGVPQGKALDLLEAGPIEGYDVRVKGTNDFADTANSDVVVMTAGFPRKPGMSRDDLLKANYEVVKGTIEKIAGTSPEAFLIIVTNPLDAMAQTALKVSGFSKNRVIGMAGVLDTARYRTFIAEALNVSVQNVQGFVLGGHGDTMVPVPRYTTVAGIPVGELMPKDKLDAIIDRTRKGGAEIVNYLKTGSAFYAPSAAAVEMVEAIFYDRKKILPCTAYLEGEYGIRGLFIGVPVKLGKNGVEEIIQIKLTAEEQAALQKSAEAVKELVQVIGV from the coding sequence ATGCGCAGGAAAATCACCGTAGTGGGTGCGGGAAACGTAGGTGCCACATGTGCCCATCGCCTGGCCGACAAGGAGCTTGGCGACGTTGTGCTGATCGATATTCTGGAAGGGGTGCCGCAAGGAAAAGCACTGGATTTGCTGGAAGCGGGGCCGATTGAGGGCTATGACGTTCGCGTCAAAGGCACGAATGATTTTGCCGACACCGCAAATTCGGACGTGGTGGTGATGACGGCCGGCTTTCCGCGCAAGCCCGGCATGAGCCGCGACGACCTGCTGAAAGCCAATTATGAGGTGGTGAAGGGCACTATCGAAAAGATTGCCGGGACTTCGCCTGAGGCATTTCTGATTATCGTGACCAATCCACTGGACGCCATGGCGCAGACTGCGTTGAAGGTGAGCGGCTTTTCAAAGAACCGCGTGATCGGCATGGCGGGCGTGCTGGATACCGCGCGCTACCGGACGTTTATTGCCGAGGCCTTGAACGTTTCCGTACAGAACGTTCAGGGATTCGTGCTGGGCGGCCACGGCGATACGATGGTGCCGGTGCCGCGTTACACCACCGTGGCGGGCATTCCCGTGGGTGAGTTGATGCCGAAAGACAAACTCGACGCTATCATCGACCGCACGCGCAAGGGCGGAGCGGAAATCGTGAATTACCTGAAGACCGGCAGCGCGTTCTACGCGCCCTCCGCCGCGGCGGTGGAAATGGTGGAGGCCATTTTCTACGACCGCAAAAAGATTCTGCCCTGCACGGCCTACCTTGAAGGCGAATACGGCATCCGTGGTTTGTTTATCGGCGTTCCGGTGAAGCTTGGAAAGAACGGGGTTGAGGAAATTATCCAGATCAAGCTGACAGCGGAAGAACAGGCTGCGCTCCAGAAATCCGCCGAGGCCGTGAAAGAACTGGTGCAAGTTATAGGCGTTTAA
- a CDS encoding peptidylprolyl isomerase: MEKLQPGLHAIIETSAGTMTCRLFPEHAPKTVENFVGLAQGTREFTDPKTGKAVKRPFYDGLIFHRVMPNFMIQGGCPLSTGTGGPGYQFEDEFTKELRFDGVGRLAMANAGPGTNGSQFFITVAPTPWLNDHHTIFGEVVQGQHVATKISMATRDRRDKPVEPVVIKQIRIEEIK; the protein is encoded by the coding sequence ATGGAAAAACTGCAACCCGGCCTTCATGCCATTATTGAAACCTCGGCGGGAACTATGACCTGCCGGCTCTTTCCGGAGCACGCGCCGAAAACGGTTGAGAACTTTGTGGGCCTGGCTCAGGGAACCAGAGAATTTACGGATCCCAAAACCGGCAAAGCGGTCAAGCGCCCATTCTATGATGGATTGATTTTCCATCGCGTGATGCCCAATTTCATGATCCAGGGCGGGTGCCCGCTCAGTACCGGAACAGGCGGGCCCGGCTATCAGTTTGAGGACGAATTTACAAAGGAACTTCGTTTCGACGGAGTGGGCCGGCTGGCTATGGCCAATGCGGGCCCCGGCACCAACGGCAGCCAGTTCTTCATCACCGTGGCTCCGACACCCTGGCTGAACGACCATCACACAATTTTTGGCGAGGTGGTCCAGGGCCAGCACGTGGCCACCAAGATTTCCATGGCCACGCGCGACCGCCGCGACAAGCCCGTCGAACCCGTGGTCATCAAACAGATTCGAATTGAAGAAATAAAATGA
- a CDS encoding peptidylprolyl isomerase: MRSRNSFNRILWAGLILALFALGACETAKKEKPSTPSEPSLSNPSSLNLQAPGVYWARFDTTKGSFVIKVTRDWAPIGADRFYNLVKSGFYTNASFFRVIPGFIVQFGISADPNVSAVWHDANIQDDPVKQANVAGTVTFATAGPGTRTTQVFINLADNKSLDAQGFSAFGAVTEGMSVAQSFYSGYGEGAPMGSGPNQELIQSQGETYLAANFPKLDHIKSATILQSAP; the protein is encoded by the coding sequence ATGAGAAGCAGGAATTCCTTCAATCGAATACTATGGGCGGGCCTCATTCTGGCGTTGTTTGCCCTGGGAGCGTGCGAGACTGCCAAAAAGGAGAAGCCCAGCACCCCGAGCGAACCGTCTCTCAGCAACCCGTCGTCGCTTAACTTGCAGGCGCCAGGTGTCTATTGGGCCAGGTTTGATACCACAAAAGGCAGCTTTGTGATTAAGGTCACGCGGGACTGGGCCCCGATCGGCGCAGACCGTTTTTACAACCTGGTGAAAAGCGGTTTTTATACCAACGCCAGTTTTTTCCGGGTAATCCCCGGGTTCATCGTTCAGTTCGGCATTAGCGCAGACCCGAACGTTTCGGCGGTATGGCACGATGCCAATATCCAGGACGATCCGGTCAAGCAGGCCAACGTGGCCGGCACCGTCACCTTTGCCACGGCCGGGCCAGGTACGCGCACCACGCAGGTGTTCATCAATCTGGCGGACAACAAAAGCCTGGATGCTCAGGGCTTTTCGGCCTTTGGAGCCGTCACCGAAGGAATGAGCGTCGCCCAGAGCTTCTACAGTGGGTATGGCGAAGGCGCTCCTATGGGAAGCGGCCCTAACCAGGAATTGATCCAGAGCCAGGGCGAAACCTACCTGGCCGCAAACTTTCCCAAGCTCGATCACATTAAGTCGGCGACCATACTGCAATCGGCGCCTTAG